One genomic segment of Ignavibacteriota bacterium includes these proteins:
- a CDS encoding peptidylprolyl isomerase: MFKKLILITISSILLFLVSCSPKHSEIIVAEYGDYEIKMSEFENAYAKNVGGIEQAKKDTIEAYNKFLDLFVNFNMKLRDAKVRGLENDPAILEELDTYKKNIGVSYFLEKELVEKGIKDLYEKRKDEIRVSHLLIRSDKISDADAKAKAYEILDRIKKGAKFEDEVLANSDDQFSKNKGGDIYYITAGAVLPALEDIAYATEVDSVNPEPLHTQYGYHIIKVTDRKKRTPQIRASHILFAKQNNNDTINNAALAKAKEVLERIKKGEDFSALAKEFSEDPGSKEKGGELGFFERRQMVQPFDEAVFNLDVNQVSDIVETQYGYHIIKVLGKTEYPSYELEKQNVRTIYEKSKRKDDYQKMLNQFSKEIEIVTNEDNLKEIISNSDSTVVNEDYWNSNLHQNYGDKIVSIIDNQSFEFDKVINYVMQDPKNANTILDAKSIQNHLNSFKEDKIFEIQVAKKLANDENFNNLMQDYKHGIIIFKLQEDEVWNKMKMDSAAIKNLYEQTKDSYIFPDRVQFKELFSKSDSLIKVYQSELKNGVSFDSLLIKNKLKGRSENLAYVNDLKEVGNNNYAKAVFELKNIGDYTEILGDEKGKSIFQLVKKDPSKIKSFEEARAEVTSAYQDIESAQLENDYISRLRTTYKPELFYDELQNAFKD, from the coding sequence ATGTTTAAAAAACTGATTCTTATTACAATTAGTTCGATTTTATTATTTCTTGTTTCATGCTCGCCAAAACATTCTGAAATTATTGTTGCGGAATACGGTGATTATGAAATTAAAATGAGTGAATTTGAAAATGCTTATGCTAAAAATGTTGGTGGAATTGAACAAGCAAAAAAAGATACAATAGAAGCTTATAATAAATTTTTAGATTTGTTCGTAAACTTTAATATGAAATTGCGAGATGCAAAAGTAAGAGGTTTGGAAAATGATCCGGCGATTCTTGAAGAATTAGATACTTACAAAAAAAATATTGGTGTTTCATATTTCCTTGAAAAAGAACTTGTTGAAAAAGGAATTAAAGATCTTTATGAAAAAAGAAAAGATGAAATCAGAGTTAGCCATTTGCTGATTAGATCTGATAAAATTTCTGATGCAGACGCTAAAGCAAAAGCCTATGAAATTTTAGATAGAATAAAAAAAGGTGCAAAATTTGAAGATGAAGTTTTGGCAAATTCTGATGACCAGTTTTCAAAAAATAAAGGCGGCGACATTTATTATATAACTGCCGGAGCAGTTCTGCCGGCTTTGGAAGATATTGCTTATGCTACTGAAGTCGATTCGGTAAATCCGGAACCGCTTCACACTCAATATGGTTATCATATTATTAAAGTAACGGATAGAAAAAAGAGAACTCCGCAAATTCGAGCAAGTCATATATTATTTGCTAAACAAAATAATAATGATACAATAAATAATGCAGCTTTGGCAAAAGCAAAAGAAGTTCTTGAAAGAATTAAAAAAGGCGAAGATTTTTCGGCATTAGCAAAAGAATTTTCTGAAGATCCGGGTTCAAAAGAAAAAGGCGGCGAATTAGGATTTTTTGAAAGACGACAAATGGTTCAACCGTTTGATGAAGCTGTTTTCAATCTTGATGTAAATCAAGTTTCTGATATTGTTGAAACTCAATATGGATATCATATTATTAAAGTTCTTGGTAAAACAGAATATCCAAGTTATGAATTGGAAAAACAAAATGTTCGCACCATTTATGAAAAATCAAAAAGAAAAGATGATTATCAAAAAATGTTAAATCAGTTTTCTAAAGAAATAGAAATTGTTACAAATGAAGACAATCTGAAAGAAATAATTTCAAACAGTGATTCAACTGTGGTTAACGAAGATTATTGGAATTCAAATTTACATCAAAATTACGGCGATAAAATAGTTTCAATTATTGATAACCAATCTTTTGAGTTTGATAAAGTTATAAATTATGTAATGCAAGATCCCAAAAATGCTAATACAATTTTGGATGCAAAATCAATTCAAAATCATTTAAACAGTTTTAAGGAAGATAAAATTTTCGAAATTCAAGTCGCTAAAAAATTGGCAAACGATGAGAATTTTAATAATCTGATGCAAGATTATAAGCACGGTATTATAATATTTAAATTGCAGGAAGATGAAGTTTGGAATAAAATGAAAATGGATTCTGCCGCAATTAAAAATTTATACGAACAAACAAAAGATAGTTACATTTTTCCGGATAGAGTTCAATTCAAAGAATTATTTTCAAAATCTGATTCGCTTATAAAAGTATATCAAAGTGAATTGAAAAACGGAGTGAGCTTTGATTCACTTTTAATTAAAAATAAATTAAAAGGTCGCTCAGAAAATTTAGCTTATGTAAATGATTTAAAAGAAGTGGGAAATAATAATTATGCAAAAGCAGTTTTTGAATTAAAGAACATTGGTGATTACACTGAAATATTGGGCGATGAAAAAGGAAAAAGTATTTTTCAACTTGTAAAAAAAGATCCGTCAAAAATTAAATCTTTTGAAGAAGCTCGCGCAGAAGTAACAAGCGCTTATCAAGATATTGAAAGTGCACAGCTTGAAAATGATTATATTTCCAGATTAAGAACAACTTATAAACCAGAATTATTTTACGATGAATTACAAAATGCTTTTAAAGATTAG
- a CDS encoding DNA adenine methylase — translation MDKKKFSDKNRTLRISDDQEKILSEKFLKINSKISAELLENKIINQDFFDVAEFLPEKFVDLLFIDPPYNLSKTFNSNKFNKLSIDDYTNWLDNLIQKLIHTLKPSSSIYVCGDWLSSTSIHLVLNKYFNVRNRITWEREKGRGAKSNWKNSSEDIWFCTFSNNYNFNIDNVKLKRKVIAPYKENGKPKDWENNSNGNFRLTHPANIWTDITIPFWSMPENTEHPTQKPEKLLAKIILASSKKDDLIFDPFLGSGTTAVVAKKLSRKFCGIEIDKKFASLALKRLEVADENKEIQGYKDGVFWERNTLGLQNKKN, via the coding sequence ATGGATAAAAAAAAGTTTTCTGATAAAAATAGAACTTTAAGAATTTCGGATGATCAAGAAAAAATATTATCTGAAAAATTTTTAAAGATAAATTCAAAAATTTCTGCTGAACTTTTAGAAAATAAAATTATCAATCAAGATTTTTTTGATGTTGCGGAATTTTTACCGGAAAAATTTGTCGATTTACTTTTTATAGATCCGCCTTACAATTTAAGCAAAACATTTAATTCAAATAAATTCAATAAACTCTCAATTGATGATTACACAAATTGGCTAGATAATTTAATTCAAAAATTAATTCATACATTAAAACCCTCAAGTTCAATATATGTATGCGGAGATTGGCTTTCATCAACATCAATACATTTGGTGCTAAATAAATATTTTAATGTAAGAAACAGAATTACTTGGGAAAGAGAAAAGGGAAGGGGAGCAAAATCAAATTGGAAAAATTCTTCGGAAGATATTTGGTTCTGCACATTTTCAAATAATTATAATTTTAACATTGATAATGTAAAACTGAAAAGAAAAGTAATTGCTCCATATAAAGAAAATGGTAAACCGAAAGATTGGGAAAATAATTCTAATGGAAATTTTAGATTGACGCATCCGGCAAATATTTGGACAGACATTACAATTCCGTTTTGGTCAATGCCGGAGAATACAGAACATCCAACTCAAAAACCGGAGAAATTACTTGCGAAAATTATTTTAGCAAGCAGTAAAAAAGATGATTTAATTTTTGATCCGTTTCTTGGTTCCGGAACTACAGCTGTAGTTGCAAAAAAATTATCAAGAAAATTTTGTGGAATTGAAATAGATAAAAAATTTGCATCATTAGCTTTGAAACGTTTAGAAGTAGCTGATGAAAACAAAGAAATTCAAGGTTACAAAGATGGAGTTTTTTGGGAACGTAACACACTTGGTTTACAAAATAAGAAAAACTGA
- the metG gene encoding methionine--tRNA ligase, which translates to MSKEKILVTSALPYANGPIHLGHLSGAYLPADIYVRYKRLKGDDIIYICGSDEHGVPITISADKEKVKPNVIIDRYHELNKSAFEKFGMSFDIYSRTSLPIHHETGKEFFKDFHDNNLLIEKKSMQFYDNKAKMFLPDRYVEGTCPRCGFLEARSDECESCGSLYEPHELLNPKSKISGDTPELKETSHWYFPLGNYQAFLEKYIEEMNNIYGWKENVLQYCKSWFKDGLKDRAVTRDLDWGIKVPLENSEGKVIYVWFEAVLGYISATKKLGEERNNPNLWKEFWQGKETKYVAFIGKDNVVFHTIIFPAMLKAWNDNNDSKYIYPQNVPANEFLNFEGKKFSKSRGWGIDVDEFLNLFPSDPLRYTLASNLPENKDTDFYWKEFQAKNNNELADILGNFINRTFIFESKHFENSVPERKELSELDKNMLDLLESYPNKISELLENYKAKDAVLEMMNLARNANKYFNDSEPWKKVKTNKDECGTTINICLQAIYTLAEIFSPVIPFSSDKIFTMLNTKPTDWMNCGKNNLQFGHKLNSSEILFTKIEDEEIQKQIDKLPNTVEVKKDLEISYDEFLKTKLKIAKIVTAENVNKSNKLLKLQVVVGEVKKQIIAGIAQSYLPSDLINKKVVIVNNLKPTKLFGEVSEGMILAVEDKDGKLNVIEVSENVKSGTEVK; encoded by the coding sequence TTGAGCAAAGAAAAAATTTTAGTTACATCTGCGTTACCTTATGCAAATGGACCAATTCATTTGGGACATTTAAGCGGCGCTTATTTGCCGGCAGATATTTATGTTCGATATAAAAGACTAAAAGGCGATGATATAATTTACATTTGCGGATCAGATGAGCATGGCGTTCCAATCACAATTTCTGCTGATAAAGAAAAAGTTAAACCAAATGTAATTATTGATAGATATCATGAATTGAACAAATCTGCATTCGAAAAATTTGGAATGAGTTTCGATATATATTCGCGAACAAGCTTGCCAATTCATCATGAAACCGGAAAAGAATTTTTCAAAGATTTCCATGATAATAATTTATTGATCGAAAAAAAATCAATGCAGTTTTATGATAACAAAGCGAAAATGTTTTTACCGGATAGATATGTTGAAGGAACTTGTCCGCGATGCGGATTTTTAGAAGCAAGATCTGATGAATGTGAAAGCTGCGGATCACTTTATGAACCGCACGAATTATTAAATCCAAAAAGTAAAATCAGCGGCGATACTCCGGAACTTAAGGAAACTTCGCATTGGTATTTTCCGCTTGGAAATTATCAAGCATTTTTGGAAAAATATATTGAAGAAATGAATAATATATATGGTTGGAAAGAAAATGTTCTTCAATATTGTAAAAGCTGGTTTAAAGACGGATTAAAAGATAGAGCTGTTACACGAGATTTAGATTGGGGAATAAAAGTTCCACTTGAAAATTCGGAAGGAAAAGTAATATACGTTTGGTTCGAAGCAGTTTTGGGTTATATTTCCGCAACAAAAAAATTGGGCGAAGAAAGAAATAATCCAAATCTTTGGAAAGAATTTTGGCAAGGAAAGGAAACAAAATATGTTGCGTTTATCGGTAAGGATAATGTTGTTTTTCATACAATAATTTTTCCCGCAATGTTAAAAGCATGGAATGACAATAACGATTCGAAATATATTTATCCTCAAAATGTTCCGGCAAATGAATTCTTAAATTTTGAAGGAAAGAAGTTTTCCAAATCGCGAGGCTGGGGAATTGATGTTGATGAATTTTTAAATTTATTTCCTTCTGATCCATTGCGTTATACTTTGGCAAGTAATTTACCGGAAAATAAAGACACGGATTTTTATTGGAAAGAATTTCAAGCAAAAAATAATAATGAACTTGCCGATATTTTAGGAAATTTTATAAATAGAACTTTCATCTTTGAAAGTAAACATTTTGAAAATTCAGTTCCGGAAAGAAAAGAATTATCCGAGCTTGATAAAAATATGTTGGATTTATTAGAATCTTATCCGAATAAAATTTCTGAGCTTCTTGAAAATTATAAAGCAAAAGATGCAGTTCTTGAAATGATGAATTTGGCAAGAAATGCAAATAAATATTTTAATGATTCAGAGCCGTGGAAAAAAGTTAAGACAAATAAAGATGAATGCGGAACAACAATTAATATTTGTCTGCAAGCAATTTATACTTTGGCAGAAATTTTTTCTCCGGTAATTCCATTTTCATCCGACAAAATATTTACAATGCTGAATACCAAACCAACTGACTGGATGAATTGCGGAAAAAATAATTTACAATTCGGACACAAATTGAATTCATCGGAAATATTATTTACTAAAATTGAAGATGAAGAAATTCAGAAACAAATAGATAAATTGCCCAATACTGTTGAGGTTAAAAAGGATTTAGAAATTTCTTATGATGAATTTTTAAAAACAAAATTGAAAATTGCAAAAATTGTCACTGCAGAAAATGTTAATAAAAGTAATAAATTATTAAAACTTCAAGTAGTAGTTGGTGAAGTGAAAAAGCAAATTATTGCCGGAATTGCACAAAGTTATTTACCAAGTGATTTGATAAATAAAAAAGTTGTAATTGTAAATAATTTAAAACCAACAAAACTTTTTGGTGAAGTTTCTGAAGGAATGATTTTAGCTGTTGAAGATAAAGACGGAAAATTAAATGTAATTGAAGTAAGTGAAAATGTTAAATCCGGCACAGAAGTAAAATAA
- a CDS encoding long-chain fatty acid--CoA ligase, with translation MPPIKDFKTIPEMFDVVTKTYGVNKTYIKHKIDGKFVDINYQEVRDITENLALGLASFGIKRGDKVAIISENRPEWYYSDFAILGLGAIDVPIYPNSTSDSIEYIINNSESVGVIVSTKFQLNKVLKIKSKCRNLNFIINISNDDTEGEAGVYTFNQAIDRGKMYKRENSSHFLNSIELVNENDLCTIIYTSGTTGEPKGVMLTNKNILSNVKSACEVIRVTDEDTFLSFLPLSHIFERMAGYYLAFSCGSTVAFAEGIEKVAQNMGEIKPTVMTGVPRLFERMYSKIKKNLEKQPEKKQKIFEWAVGVGQEFRELKRNSRPVPFTLNIKHKLAEKLVFNKLKQVTGGNLRFFISGGAALARELGVFFEAVGILVLEGYGLTESSPVITVNRENDYKFGSVGKTVPGVEVKIAKDGEILAYGPNIMQGYFKKKRETQEMIIDCWLHTGDIGVFDAEGFLIITDRKKSLFKTSGGKYVAPTPIENLFLGSKYIDQFIIIGDKRMFISALVVPDFEALREYADAHRIPYKTNEDLIKLKQIEEMMEKDFTQFQKQLASYEKIRKFTLLSTPFTIESGEMTPSLKLKRKVIEERYKDLIEDMYKGIQN, from the coding sequence ATGCCGCCAATTAAAGATTTCAAAACAATTCCGGAAATGTTTGATGTAGTTACAAAAACTTACGGAGTAAATAAAACTTACATCAAACATAAAATTGATGGAAAATTTGTTGATATTAATTATCAAGAAGTTAGAGATATTACTGAAAATCTTGCATTAGGTTTAGCTTCGTTTGGAATTAAACGCGGCGATAAAGTTGCTATCATTTCTGAAAATAGACCCGAATGGTATTACTCAGATTTTGCAATTCTTGGATTAGGTGCAATTGATGTTCCAATTTATCCAAATTCTACTTCAGACTCAATTGAATATATTATTAATAATTCAGAATCTGTAGGCGTAATTGTTTCAACAAAATTTCAATTAAATAAAGTTTTAAAAATAAAATCAAAATGTAGAAATTTAAATTTTATAATCAATATTAGTAATGATGATACTGAAGGCGAAGCTGGAGTTTATACTTTTAATCAAGCAATTGATCGCGGTAAAATGTATAAAAGGGAAAATTCATCACACTTTTTAAATAGTATTGAACTTGTAAATGAAAATGATTTATGTACTATTATTTACACTTCGGGAACAACCGGCGAGCCAAAAGGAGTAATGCTCACAAATAAAAATATTTTATCAAATGTAAAAAGCGCTTGCGAAGTTATTAGAGTAACCGACGAAGATACATTTTTATCATTTCTTCCGCTGAGCCATATTTTTGAAAGAATGGCAGGATATTATTTAGCATTTTCTTGCGGTTCAACAGTTGCATTTGCAGAAGGAATTGAAAAAGTTGCACAAAATATGGGTGAAATAAAACCCACTGTAATGACTGGAGTTCCAAGATTGTTTGAGAGAATGTACAGCAAGATTAAGAAAAATTTGGAAAAACAACCGGAGAAAAAACAAAAAATATTTGAATGGGCAGTTGGTGTTGGACAAGAATTTAGAGAATTAAAAAGAAACAGCAGACCAGTTCCATTTACTTTAAATATTAAACACAAACTTGCTGAGAAATTAGTTTTTAATAAACTAAAACAAGTAACCGGCGGAAATTTAAGATTTTTTATTTCCGGAGGTGCTGCGTTGGCAAGAGAATTAGGAGTATTTTTTGAAGCAGTTGGAATTTTAGTTTTGGAAGGTTACGGATTAACAGAATCATCTCCCGTAATTACCGTGAATAGAGAAAATGATTACAAATTTGGAAGTGTTGGAAAAACTGTTCCCGGAGTAGAAGTTAAAATTGCAAAAGACGGAGAAATTTTAGCTTACGGTCCAAATATTATGCAAGGATATTTTAAAAAGAAAAGAGAAACTCAAGAAATGATAATTGACTGCTGGCTTCATACCGGTGATATTGGAGTTTTTGATGCTGAAGGATTTTTAATTATTACTGACCGTAAAAAAAGTTTGTTTAAAACTTCCGGCGGAAAATATGTTGCTCCAACTCCAATTGAAAATCTTTTCTTAGGAAGTAAATATATTGATCAGTTTATAATTATTGGCGATAAGAGAATGTTCATCAGTGCATTGGTTGTTCCGGATTTTGAAGCATTAAGAGAATATGCAGATGCACACAGAATTCCGTATAAAACAAATGAGGATTTAATTAAGCTAAAACAAATTGAAGAAATGATGGAAAAAGATTTTACTCAATTCCAAAAACAACTTGCCAGCTATGAAAAAATTAGAAAGTTTACTTTGCTAAGTACACCTTTCACAATAGAAAGCGGTGAAATGACTCCTTCTCTAAAATTGAAAAGAAAAGTTATTGAGGAGCGATACAAAGATTTAATTGAAGATATGTATAAAGGAATTCAAAATTAA
- a CDS encoding DUF5009 domain-containing protein: protein MEKQERLISLDVFRGITIAGMILVNNSGTWSNIYPPLKHAIWHGCTPTDLVFPFFLFIVGVAITLSLSKRKESGDNQTKLILNILRRSLILFLLGIILSGFPEFDFSSIRIPGVLQRIAVVYLITSIIFLKTKINTQIFFTVFFLVIYWILMTFIPVPNFGPANYEVGTNLAAWLDSQILSGHMWSVTKTWDPEGILSTIPSISTSLIGVLAGHWLQKNNDKSKIIIGLFLSSSILMFLGYVWDGWFPMNKSLWTSSYVLFTGGLSLNFLAICYYVIDVKKITWWIKPFQVYGMNAITVFFLSGIVGRLLYLIKLTDETGNKIGISEFLFNNYFLTWLEPINASLLWAIVYVLIWLGLMWILYAKKIFIKV, encoded by the coding sequence ATGGAAAAACAAGAAAGGCTTATTTCTTTAGATGTTTTTAGAGGAATTACAATTGCAGGAATGATTTTGGTAAATAATTCCGGAACCTGGAGCAACATTTATCCTCCTTTAAAACATGCTATCTGGCATGGCTGTACGCCAACAGATTTAGTTTTTCCGTTTTTCCTTTTTATTGTTGGGGTTGCAATTACATTATCTTTATCAAAAAGAAAAGAAAGCGGAGACAATCAAACAAAACTTATTTTAAATATTTTAAGAAGAAGTTTAATTCTATTTTTGTTAGGAATTATTTTAAGTGGATTTCCGGAATTTGATTTTTCCTCAATTCGAATTCCCGGAGTTCTCCAAAGAATAGCTGTAGTTTATTTAATTACTTCAATAATTTTTCTAAAAACCAAAATTAATACTCAAATATTTTTCACTGTTTTTTTTCTAGTAATTTATTGGATTCTTATGACTTTTATTCCGGTTCCAAATTTTGGTCCGGCAAATTATGAAGTCGGAACAAATTTAGCGGCTTGGCTGGATAGTCAAATTCTTTCCGGACATATGTGGTCTGTTACAAAAACTTGGGATCCCGAAGGAATTTTAAGTACAATTCCCTCAATATCTACAAGCTTAATTGGAGTTTTAGCTGGTCATTGGCTGCAAAAGAATAATGATAAATCAAAAATTATAATAGGTTTATTTCTTTCATCAAGTATCTTAATGTTTTTAGGATATGTTTGGGATGGCTGGTTTCCGATGAATAAAAGTTTATGGACAAGCTCTTATGTACTTTTTACCGGCGGATTATCTTTAAACTTTTTAGCAATTTGTTATTATGTAATTGATGTAAAAAAAATTACTTGGTGGATAAAACCATTTCAAGTTTATGGAATGAATGCAATTACGGTTTTTTTTCTTTCCGGAATTGTTGGAAGATTATTATATCTTATAAAACTTACAGACGAAACCGGCAACAAAATTGGAATTAGCGAATTTCTTTTCAATAATTATTTTCTAACTTGGTTAGAACCAATAAATGCATCTCTGCTTTGGGCAATTGTTTATGTTTTAATTTGGCTTGGACTAATGTGGATACTTTACGCGAAGAAAATTTTTATTAAAGTTTAA
- the tkt gene encoding transketolase, producing MAEKSNQIQEKSINTIRLLAADTVQKANSGHPGMPMGFAPVAYLLYSKIMKHNPANPKWMNRDRFVLSGGHGSTLLYSILHLSGYKISIDDLKNFRQWKSITPGHPEFGLTPGVETTTGPLGQGLTNSVGMAVAQKHLASRFNKKAFKLFDHFIYVEVGDGDLMEGISHEAASFAGHNKLGKLIVFYDDNGISIDGPTSLSYTDDVQKRFEGYNWHVQKVNDIKNLKDIEQAVKSAQRETERPSIIIVKSIIGFGSPNKNNTSEVHGSPLGENELILTKKNLGFDETKKFFVPDEVKKHFSTLKDKGKTEEEKWNNLYKNYKVKFPQEAKLLADMMKGNLGNSWKKKLLNFENYGESMATRSASGKVLNSIVSELPSLFGGSADLTPSNNTDLKGYADFSNKTPDGRYVRYGVREHAMAGIMNGIATYGGLIPYGGTFLVFADYLRPSIRLASISKIKPIYVFTHDSIGVGEDGPTHQPIEQITSLRSIPGLILIRPSDANETSQAWKFAIEHKGSPVALALTRQNLKIVDRNKFGSDEGLQKGAYILKDSTKLPQIIIMASGSEVELALKSADVLEKENINVRVVSFPSWEIFEMQSEEYKETVLPKSVRARISIEAGISQGWEKYVGLDGKTIAIDNKYGASAPQNIIFEKYGFTVENVVNQAKSILK from the coding sequence ATGGCTGAAAAATCAAATCAAATTCAAGAGAAAAGTATTAATACCATTAGATTATTAGCTGCCGATACTGTGCAAAAAGCAAACTCTGGGCATCCCGGAATGCCGATGGGCTTTGCACCGGTTGCATATTTGCTTTATTCAAAAATTATGAAACACAATCCCGCAAATCCTAAATGGATGAACAGAGATAGATTTGTTCTTTCCGGCGGACATGGTAGTACTTTATTGTACAGTATTTTACATTTAAGCGGATATAAAATTTCCATCGATGATCTTAAAAATTTTCGACAATGGAAAAGTATCACTCCCGGTCATCCGGAATTTGGCTTAACTCCCGGAGTTGAAACTACAACTGGTCCATTGGGACAAGGTTTAACAAACTCCGTAGGAATGGCTGTTGCACAAAAACATTTAGCAAGCAGATTTAATAAAAAAGCATTTAAACTTTTTGATCATTTTATTTATGTTGAAGTTGGCGACGGCGATTTGATGGAAGGAATTTCTCATGAAGCTGCATCTTTTGCCGGACACAATAAATTAGGTAAGCTTATTGTTTTCTACGATGATAATGGAATTTCAATTGATGGACCAACTTCTTTATCATACACTGATGATGTACAAAAAAGATTTGAAGGATATAATTGGCATGTTCAAAAAGTTAATGATATTAAAAATTTAAAGGATATTGAACAAGCTGTAAAATCAGCACAAAGGGAAACTGAAAGGCCATCAATAATTATTGTGAAAAGTATAATTGGTTTCGGAAGCCCAAATAAAAACAATACTTCGGAAGTTCACGGCTCTCCGCTTGGCGAAAATGAATTAATACTAACTAAGAAAAATTTAGGATTTGATGAAACGAAAAAGTTTTTTGTTCCGGATGAAGTAAAAAAACATTTCTCTACACTAAAAGACAAAGGTAAAACCGAAGAAGAAAAATGGAATAATTTGTATAAAAATTATAAAGTGAAATTTCCCCAAGAAGCAAAATTGTTAGCTGATATGATGAAAGGAAATTTGGGAAATTCTTGGAAGAAAAAGTTACTCAATTTTGAAAATTATGGCGAATCAATGGCAACTCGTTCAGCTTCGGGAAAAGTATTAAATTCAATTGTTTCTGAATTGCCTTCACTCTTTGGCGGATCTGCCGATTTAACTCCATCTAACAATACTGATCTAAAAGGCTACGCAGATTTTAGTAACAAAACTCCGGACGGCAGATATGTAAGATATGGAGTGCGTGAACATGCAATGGCTGGAATAATGAATGGGATTGCAACGTATGGAGGTTTAATTCCTTATGGCGGAACATTTTTGGTTTTTGCAGATTATTTAAGACCTTCAATTCGTTTGGCATCAATTTCTAAGATTAAACCAATTTACGTTTTTACGCATGACAGCATTGGTGTTGGTGAAGATGGACCAACTCATCAGCCGATTGAGCAAATTACTTCGTTAAGATCAATTCCGGGTTTAATTTTAATTCGTCCATCTGATGCAAATGAAACTTCGCAAGCATGGAAATTTGCAATTGAACATAAGGGAAGTCCGGTTGCTCTTGCATTAACTCGTCAAAATTTAAAAATAGTTGACCGCAATAAATTCGGCTCAGATGAAGGTCTTCAGAAAGGTGCATATATTTTAAAAGATTCAACAAAACTTCCGCAAATAATAATTATGGCAAGCGGTTCTGAAGTAGAATTAGCATTAAAATCTGCAGATGTTTTAGAGAAAGAAAATATTAATGTAAGAGTTGTAAGTTTTCCAAGCTGGGAAATTTTTGAAATGCAATCTGAAGAATATAAAGAAACTGTTCTTCCAAAATCTGTTCGTGCAAGAATTTCTATTGAAGCGGGAATTAGTCAAGGCTGGGAAAAATATGTTGGTTTAGATGGAAAAACAATTGCTATTGATAACAAATATGGTGCTTCAGCTCCGCAAAATATTATTTTCGAAAAATATGGTTTTACAGTTGAGAATGTTGTTAATCAAGCAAAAAGTATTTTAAAATAA